The Myxococcales bacterium DNA window CGCCGGTTTTGCCGCGCCCGCGCGCGGGCCGCGTAGTACGGTGCGGCGGTGGCGCCCCGCCTGATCGCCGTGCTCGCCGCGCTGCTCGCGCTCGGGATCCTCGTCGACGACGCCGAGGCCCGCCGGCCCAAGCCCAAGCACAAGCGCGCGCACGCGACCCGCCGCGCGCCCCGGCGACCCGCCAACATGCCCGACGGCTGGACGTGGCCGCCCTCGAAGACGATGCGCGCCGCGGGCAAGGCCTGCACGACCGAGCTGTCGCGGCTGGGCGTGGCCTGGAAGCCGGCCACGGCCGCGCGCAAGATCGCGACGCCGATCACCGTGCCGGCGATGGTGTTCGGCGGGGTCAAGCTGGTGCCGACGTTCCGCCGGCCGCCGTTCGTGATGGACTGCCAGCTCGCGCGGGCGCTGACGATGCACGGCCGGGAGCTCCACGCCCGCGGCGTCCGCGAGCTGCACTTCTCGCGCATCTACGGCTACACGCCGGTGCGCACGCGCGGCAAGGTGCTCAAGGCGCTGTCGCGGCACGCGCTCGGCCTCGCCGTCGACGTGCGGGCGATCGTCGACGACACCGGCCACAAGGCGGTCGTGCAGGACGACTACCTCAAGGACGACCCGCTGCTGCTCGCGGTCGAGGCGTACCTCAACGACTCGGGTGGGTTCCGCACGGTGCTGACGCCGCGCAACGATCCCGCCAGCCACTACGATCACTTCCACGTCGAGGCGCGCGCCGACTTCAGCGCCCCGCCGACGCCGAAGCGCCCGCGGTCGTGAGGACGCTCGCGGCGCTGGCGCTGGCGCTGGCCGCGGCGTGCGCGGCCGAGGGCGCCGACGGGCCCGACGGCGGCGGCGCCGACGACGACGGCGGCGCGCCCGACGCCGACCCGTGCCAGGCGCCGACCGCGGCGCCGGCCTGGCTCGACGCCTACCTGACCTCGACCATCGCCAAGCTCACCGGCGCCGCCGAGCTCGCGCCGGGCGTCCGCCTGACCGATCGCGCGACCGCCACGCGGCGCGCCGCGACCCGGACGTTCCTCACCGCCGAGCTGACCGGCCTCGGGCTCGCGGCGTCCCTCGACGACTACGGCCAGGGCGCCAACGTCGTCGGCGAGCTGCCCGCGACCAGCGGCGCCGGGGCCGCGCTGGTGATCGTCGGCGCCCACCTCGACACCGTCGCCGGCAGCCCCGGGGCCGACGACAACGCCTCGGGCGTCGCCACGACGCTCGCGGTCGCGCGCATGCTGCGCGACGTCGCCTGCCGCGATCGCCGGATCCAGTTCGTGCTGTTCGATCAGGAGGAGATCGGCCTGATCGGCTCGACCTACCTCGCGAACCGCCTGCGCCAGACCGGCGCCGACGTCACCGCGGTCCACACGCTCGATCAGCTCGGCTGGGACGGCGACGGCGATCGCCGGTTCGAGATCGAGCTGCCGACGCCGACCCTGTGGGCGCAGTACCAGGCCGCGGCGACCACGCTCGGGGTGGGCGTCGACGAGACCGCCACGGGCTCGACCGATCACCAGGCGTTCCGCGAGCGCGGCTTCCCGGCGGTCGGCGTCAGCGAGGAGTTCGCGTCCGGCGACACCACCCCGTACTACCACGCCGCCACCGACACCGCCGCCACGCTGACGATCCCGTACGTCGCCCTGGGCGCGCGCCTGGTCGCGCTGGTGGTCGCCCGCGAGGTCGGCGCACCGTGAGCTGCGCGCGGCGCGACACCTGACGCCGCCGCGATGACAAGCAGGGCATGAGCGCCCTCGTGCCGACCCCGTGGCTGGCCGCCGTCCTGACCGTGGCGACCACCGCCGCGACCGCAACCGCGCGCCCCGCGACCTGCCCGGCGCCGGCGTCGGCGCCGGTGGTGCCGCCCGAGGTGCCCGAGCCCGGCTGCCCGACGGTGACGCTCGGCGCGTGCACCGCGCACTGCATGCCGTCGATGACGCACCTGGTGTTCGCCTACGACGGCGGCGCCGTCGTCACGATCGCGCGGCTGATGGCGATGACAGCGCAGGTCGCGCGCGCCGGCTGGACCGTCACCGGCCGCCACAGCAGCTACGCGTTGATCGTGCAGGCCCGCCGCGGCCACGACGCGCTGTCGTTCGTGCTCGCGCTCGACCGTCGGCCGCGGATCGAGATCACGTTCGCGCCGGGATGAACGCAGGCGCACCACCCGCCGGCTCGGTCGCGGCGGCGGCGTGGACCGTTGACGCCTTCGTCGACGGCGTGCGCTAGCAGCGCGCGCCCTCGTCGTAGCCGGCGCGGTAGCCCTCGTCGTAGCCGGCCGGCCAGCCGTCGGCGTAGCCGCGGTCGTAGCCGTCGGCGTAGCCGTCGGGGTACGCCTGCTGGTAGCAGCTCGTGTACGCGGCGGCGTAGGCGTCATCCCAGCCGGCGCCGAAGCCATCGTCGTAGCCGGGCTGATAGCCGGCGGCGGCGCCGTCGACCTGCCCGGCGGGCCACCCGGCGGCGTAGCCCACCTGATAGCCGGCCTGGAACTCGGGGTTCGCGCGCTTGCCCTCGGCGAGCCCGCGCTCGTACGCGAACGGATCGACCTCGGCCTGGTACCCGCGCTGGTAGCAGGCGGCGACGTCCTCGGGATCGGGCCGGTCGCCGGCGCGCAAGGTCGAGCTGCAGGTCGCCGCGCCCGCGGTCCATCCGTCGTCCCAGCCCGGCGCGTAGCCGTCGCTCCACGCCGCCGACCACGCCGCGTCGTAGGCGTCCTGCCACCCGTCGGCGACGCCGGCCGCGACGCCGTCGTCGCAGCCCGGCCCCGAGCCCGCGGCGCCACCCGCGCGCCAGCCGACCGCGTAGCCGTCGGCGTAGCTGCCGGCGAAGCCGTCGGCGTAGCCCGCGCGGTAGCCGTCGGCGCGGCCCTCGTCCTCGCCGTCGGCGCGGGTCAACGCCAGCCCGGCGCGCCGCCCCTGCGCGAACGCGTCGCGGTTGGCCGTGGCCGCCGCGCCGGTGCCGTCGTCGAACGACGCCTGGAGCGCGCCGCCGTCGGCGCAGTCGAGCGTGTCGCAGCCCGAGAGCAGGCCGACGGCGAGGGCGACGGCGAGGGCGAGCGCGAGGAGCGAGCGCATCGCCACGCAGGCTTGCAAGCGCAATTCCAGGGGCCCGCACCGCCGCCCCCGACGCGATTCCGGCCACCTGCGCGCCACCAGCGGCGCGCCAGTGTGGCCGCCGCGCCTCAGCCCGTGACACGCGCGCCCTGGCGAATCGGGTCAGGCGCCCTTGATCGTGCGCCGCCCGTCGCGCGGCATCCGCCGGGCGATCGTCGTCAGCAGCCACCACAGCGACGCCAGCCCCGGCGACAGCGCCGGCTTCCCGGTGGTGAGCAGCGCCGCGGCCAGGTCGCGCTCGGGGTCGGCCCACACGAACACGTTGGTGAAGCCGAGGTGGCCGAACGCCTTGGGCGTGCCGAGGCCGAACGGGCTGGTGACGTTCGAGCCGAGCAGGAACCCGGCGCCGTAGCGGATCGGCGCGCCCAGCGTGAGATCGAGCTCGAGGTAGCTCTGCTCGGCGACCGCGCGCGCGATCGTGCGCGGCGCGAACACGCGGGTGCCGTCGAGCTCGCCGCCGTCGAGCAAGAGCTGCATGAACCGCGCGGCGTCGCCGGCGCTGGTGCAGATGTTCCCGGCCGGGATCACGGCGTGCAGGAACCGCGGGTCGTTGGAGATCCGCACCGCGTCGGCGAACCCGACCGACAGCGCCCGCTTGATGAACCCGGCCAGCGGCGGCACCACCGGCGGCCCCGTGAACGCGTTCTCGGCGACGTCGCGCAGCCGGTCCGGCGCCACCCCGAAGCCGAAGCTGCTGAGCCCGAGCGGCCGCGCGATCTCGTCTTGCAGGAACTGCTGCACGTCGCGGCCGGTGACGCGCTCGATCACCGCGCCCAGGATGAAGCCGCCGGTCAGCGCGTGGTAGCCGAGGCGCCGCCCGGGCCGCCACACCGGCGACTGCTCGCACAGGAGCGCCAGGATCTCGGCCGGCCGCCCCAGCAGGTTGGGATCGGCGAGCTGCGACGGGATGCGCGGGATGCCGGCGCGGTGGGTCAGCACGTGGCGCAGCGTGATCCGGTGCTTGCCCTTCTTGCCGAACTCGGGGACGTAATGCGCGACCGGATCGTCGAGGTGGACCAGGTGGCGCTCCTCGAGGAGGTGCACCAGCATCGCGGTCACCATCTTCGACGCCGAGAACATGCAGTAGAGCCCGTCGGTGCGGGCGGCGACCTTGCGCACGTCGGCGGCGTCGTGGGGGCCGTTGCCGCGGGCGTGGCCGATCGCGCGATCGATCAGCACGTGGCCGCGCCGCCGGACGCACAGCGCCAGCGCCGGGTACAGGCCGGACTCGTAGGCGCCGACCGCGGCGCGCCAGATCGCGTCGACGTCGCCGGCGGTGACCCCGGCCGCCGCAGGATCGCCCTCCGCGCCGATCGCGGTCACCTCGGCCGCCGGGAACGGGCGGACCAGCGTCTCGAGACCGCGGCGCAACAGTGCCGGCATCGGTCCATGGTCGACGGTGCCGGCCGGCGACGCAACTCCCGGACCGCGGTGCTTCAGCGCACGCCGCGCGCGGCGCGACCGCGGGCGGTCGCCAGCAGCCCGATGGCCGCGAGCACGCCGAGCACCGCGCACATCGCCCACGGCCCCCGCGGCCCGAACGCCGCGACGGTGACCTGCCCGGTCACCGGCGCCAGCATCGCGGCCACGCCCGACGACAGCCCGAACACGCCCTGGTAGCGGCCCCGGGCCTCGGGCGGCGCCAGGGTCGCGACCACGCTGCCGAAGAACGGCGACTGCATGATCTCGCCCGAGGTCCAGACCGCGACCGCGACCGCGTGCAGCGGCACGGTCGTGGCGAGGCCGTGGCCGCCCATGCCGACGCCGCACAGCACCGCCGCCACCGCCAGCACCGGCGCGCTGGCGCGGCCGCCGAGCCACGCCGTCACCCACGGCTGCACGACGATGATCAGGACGCCGTTGACCGCGATGATCGCGCCGTAGGTCGAGGTCGCGTAGCCGGCGTGCTCGAGGTGGAGCGACAGCGTCACCGTCGACTGGTGGAAGACCAGCGTCGTCGCGAGGATCAGCCCGACGAAGATCATGAACACCCGATCGGTCAGGACCGTCGCCAGCGACACCCGCGGCGCCGTCGGCGCGACCACCACGGCCGGCCGGGTCTCGGGCACCCACGCCAGGACGATCACGCCGTAGAGCGCCATCGTCACGGCGTCGCCGATGAACAGCGCCCGGTACGACCAGCCGGCCATGGCGCCGGCGGCGAGCGGCGCGATCGTGAAGCCGAGGTTGATCGCCCAGTACAGGACGCCGAAGGCGCGCGGGCGGTCGGCCGCCGGCACCACGTCGCTGACGAACGCCATCACCGCGGGGCGGTACAGATCGCCGACCAGCCCCAGCGCCGCCGCGGCCGCGCCGATCGCGGTCGGATCGCGGGCCTCGGCCAGCGCCAGCAGCATCACCGCGCCCGCGAACAGCGACAGCGCCATCGTCGCGCGCCGGCCGATGCGGTCGGCCAGGACCCCGCCGATCAGCGCCGCCCCCATCATGCCGACGCCGTGGCAGGTCGCGATCGCGACCGCCTGGCCGCGCGTGAGGCCGCGCTCGGCGGTCAGGTAGTAGCCGAGCATCGGCAGCACGAAGCCGCCGGCGCGGTTGACCAGCGTCCCCAGCCACACCACCCAGAACGCGTCCGGCAGGCTGCGACGGATCGCGGCGAGGCGGGCGCGCACCGGGCGCAGCCTACCCCGCGCCGGCCGAGATCCGCTATCCTGCCGCCGGGGAAGGCCGGTCCACGGCCCGAAAGGCTACTCATGTCCAGCTCTGACAATCCGCGCGCGCGCGCCCAGGCAGCGATGCGCTCGCTGGGCGGCAACCGCGCGCGCCTGTGGCTCGTCGCGGCCGCGCTCGTGCTGCTCGTCATCGGGATGCGCTCGTGCGTCACCGTCGAGCCCGGCCACGTCGCGGTCCGGGTCAACAACCTGACCGGCGCGGTCGAGACCATCACCCAGCCCGGGCTGATCCTGCGCCTGCCGTTCGGCATCCACACGGTCTACACGATCGAGGCCGCGCCCCAGACCTTCCACATGAAGGGCACCAAGTACATCGACCCGCTCAACGTCGACGAGCTGACCGTGCGCGCGTCCGACGGCTCGAAC harbors:
- a CDS encoding extensin family protein, encoding MAPRLIAVLAALLALGILVDDAEARRPKPKHKRAHATRRAPRRPANMPDGWTWPPSKTMRAAGKACTTELSRLGVAWKPATAARKIATPITVPAMVFGGVKLVPTFRRPPFVMDCQLARALTMHGRELHARGVRELHFSRIYGYTPVRTRGKVLKALSRHALGLAVDVRAIVDDTGHKAVVQDDYLKDDPLLLAVEAYLNDSGGFRTVLTPRNDPASHYDHFHVEARADFSAPPTPKRPRS
- a CDS encoding M20/M25/M40 family metallo-hydrolase, yielding MRTLAALALALAAACAAEGADGPDGGGADDDGGAPDADPCQAPTAAPAWLDAYLTSTIAKLTGAAELAPGVRLTDRATATRRAATRTFLTAELTGLGLAASLDDYGQGANVVGELPATSGAGAALVIVGAHLDTVAGSPGADDNASGVATTLAVARMLRDVACRDRRIQFVLFDQEEIGLIGSTYLANRLRQTGADVTAVHTLDQLGWDGDGDRRFEIELPTPTLWAQYQAAATTLGVGVDETATGSTDHQAFRERGFPAVGVSEEFASGDTTPYYHAATDTAATLTIPYVALGARLVALVVAREVGAP
- a CDS encoding beta-lactamase family protein, translating into MPALLRRGLETLVRPFPAAEVTAIGAEGDPAAAGVTAGDVDAIWRAAVGAYESGLYPALALCVRRRGHVLIDRAIGHARGNGPHDAADVRKVAARTDGLYCMFSASKMVTAMLVHLLEERHLVHLDDPVAHYVPEFGKKGKHRITLRHVLTHRAGIPRIPSQLADPNLLGRPAEILALLCEQSPVWRPGRRLGYHALTGGFILGAVIERVTGRDVQQFLQDEIARPLGLSSFGFGVAPDRLRDVAENAFTGPPVVPPLAGFIKRALSVGFADAVRISNDPRFLHAVIPAGNICTSAGDAARFMQLLLDGGELDGTRVFAPRTIARAVAEQSYLELDLTLGAPIRYGAGFLLGSNVTSPFGLGTPKAFGHLGFTNVFVWADPERDLAAALLTTGKPALSPGLASLWWLLTTIARRMPRDGRRTIKGA
- a CDS encoding MFS transporter; this encodes MRARLAAIRRSLPDAFWVVWLGTLVNRAGGFVLPMLGYYLTAERGLTRGQAVAIATCHGVGMMGAALIGGVLADRIGRRATMALSLFAGAVMLLALAEARDPTAIGAAAAALGLVGDLYRPAVMAFVSDVVPAADRPRAFGVLYWAINLGFTIAPLAAGAMAGWSYRALFIGDAVTMALYGVIVLAWVPETRPAVVVAPTAPRVSLATVLTDRVFMIFVGLILATTLVFHQSTVTLSLHLEHAGYATSTYGAIIAVNGVLIIVVQPWVTAWLGGRASAPVLAVAAVLCGVGMGGHGLATTVPLHAVAVAVWTSGEIMQSPFFGSVVATLAPPEARGRYQGVFGLSSGVAAMLAPVTGQVTVAAFGPRGPWAMCAVLGVLAAIGLLATARGRAARGVR